The following are encoded together in the Narcine bancroftii isolate sNarBan1 chromosome 10, sNarBan1.hap1, whole genome shotgun sequence genome:
- the marveld1 gene encoding MARVEL domain-containing protein 1, whose protein sequence is MPPQSGNLSVSREFARSALGVLRVLQLLTGTVVWVAIAVGKYGGALHYVVFVAVFFWLSTLALFFLTLLGKSELVPLLGGERWLLTNAVHDALATLLYLVASFLIGSKSRDTRFCDLPAYSFHCPYKVYVSATVFVCLCTLLYLISSVLCACKKCRGQQSVI, encoded by the coding sequence ATGCCCCCCCAGTCCGGCAACCTGTCCGTGAGCCGGGAGTTCGCGAGGAGCGCCCTGGGCGTGCTGAGGGTCCTGCAGCTGCTGACAGGCACCGTGGTGTGGGTGGCCATCGCGGTGGGCAAGTACGGCGGAGCGCTGCACTACGTGGTGTTCGTGGCCGTCTTCTTCTGGCTCAGCACCCTGGCCCTCTTCTTCCTCACCTTGCTGGGCAAGAGCGAGCTGGTGCCGCTGCTGGGAGGCGAGAGGTGGCTCCTGACCAACGCCGTCCACGACGCCCTGGCCACTCTGCTCTACCTCGTGGCTTCCTTCCTGATCGGCAGCAAGAGCCGCGACACCAGGTTCTGCGACCTGCCCGCCTACAGCTTCCACTGCCCCTACAAGGTGTACGTGAGCGCCACTGTCTTCGTCTGCCTCTGCACCCTGCTCTACCTGATCTCCTCGGTCCTCTGCGCCTGCAAGAAGTGTCGCGGCCAGCAATCGGTCATCTAG